Part of the Dehalococcoidales bacterium genome is shown below.
TCGTGTAATGGTCAGCCTGTAGAGGAGGCCCAAGATTTACGCTATCGTTGAGACGGGTGGTAAACAGTATAAGGTAACCTCCGGCCAGGTTGTGGACGTTGACCACCTGGACATGGCTGAGGGTGATACCGTCGAACTTGATAAAGTGTTGCTGGTCGGTGATGGTGATGCGGTGACCGTAGGTACGCCTACTGTTGACGGAGCTAAGGTAATGGCTACCGTACAGGGGCAGGGAAAAGCCAAAAAGGTTATCGTTTTCCACTATAAACCAAAGACGCGTTACCGGAAGAAGACGGGACACCGGCAGCTATACACCAGGCTGACAATTGACGAAATCGTCGGGCCGGGCGCGGAACAGGCTGAGGCGGCTGGAAAGACCCGGCGGCGCAAGAAAGAGGTGACTGAAAGTGGCACATAAAAAAGGTGGCGGGCGTACCCGTAACGGCAGAGACAGTCAATCAAAGAGGCTCGGCGTCAAGAGATATGCCGGGGAGAGCGTTAATGCCGGAACTATTCTGGTTCGTCAGCGGGGAACCCGTATTCATCCGGGCAATAATGTCGGCACGGGGAGAGACTATACCCTCTTTGCCCTGATTAACGGTATTGTTAAGTATGAGCCTGCCAGTAACAACCGGAGGAAGGTCAGCGTTTACGCTGCTTAGACAATTATGAAAGAGAAGATTCACCCCAAATACTATGAAGATGCCCAGGTGGTCTGCGCCTGTGGCAACACTTTTACGACCGGCTCCACCAAAAAAATGATGAAGGTGGAGGTATGCAGCAAGTGCCATCCTTTTTTCACCGGAGAGCGTAAACGGGTGGATGTCACCGGGCGGGTGGAAAGATTCAAACGGCGCTACGGGATAAAGGGCTGAAGCTTTCCGTGGTCTCAGCGGGATTCAGAGGATATGAGCAGGAGCGGCCTTAATAAGCCGCTCCGTTCTGTTTATTAAGGAAGGTTGTTCATGGCAGAGCGATTCTATTACGGCGGACAGGCAGTGCTGGAGGGGGTGATGATGCGCGGGCAGAAAGCTGCGGTGACGGTGGTGCGCCGTCCTGACGGGGAACTGGCGGCTGATACACGGATGCTTTCGGCTATCTACACGGGCCGGATGAGAAAGTCGCCGTTACTGCGGGGTATCATCGTCCTGGTTGAGGCGATGGTGCTCGGGGTCAGGTCACTGTTTTACTCGGCTAACGTGTCTCTTGAAGAAGAGGGTGAGGAAGTTTCCGGTCCAATGGTCTGGCTGATGGTGATTGCTTCTTTGGCTCTGGCAGTGGGACTGTTCTTTATCGCCCCTCTTTTTTTAACCAGGCTGCTCAATATCAGCTCATCCCTGGTGTTTAACCTGGTGGACGGCGTTATCCGTGTGGCTATTTTCATCGCTTATCTTAAAGTAATGGCGCTTTTACCTGACATCAAGCGGGTATTTGCCTATCATGGCGCAGAGCATATGACGATAAATGCTTATGAAGCGGGCGTGCCGCTGGAGGTGGAGGCAATCAGGAAATACGGCACAGCCCACGTCCGTTGCGGTACCAGTTTTCTCTTCGCCGTGCTGATTATCTCTATCGTCGTCTTTGCCCTTATTGGTCTGCATTCGCCCTTGCTGATGGTACTGTCACGGCTGGTGCTAATCCCGGTTATCGCGGCTCTGGGCTATGAAGTGGTCTATTTCAGCGCCCGGTATACCGGTAACGGTCTGGTCAGGGCTATTCTGGCTCCCGGACTGTGGCTGCAGTCGCTGACCACCAGGGAACCGGATGATACTCAACTGGAAGTCGCCCTGTCCGCGCTGAAGAGGGTTATGGAGATTGACGGTGAGCAGGAATCCCCGGTTGGTTGCGGAAATCATTGTACATAATAGTCCGCTCGTCCTGAGCCTGTCGAAGGGCGAGCCGGTGGTTCGACAGGCTCACCATAAACGGCTCGCATAATAACAGCTATTATTGCAACCGGGCACTAGTACGTTGTAATACTTAATCCTTCGTTTAAGAGATAGCCACCAAAACTGTCATTGCGAGGACGAAGCCCGAAGCAATCCGCCACCCCGAGAAACGGATTGC
Proteins encoded:
- the rpmA gene encoding 50S ribosomal protein L27; the protein is MAHKKGGGRTRNGRDSQSKRLGVKRYAGESVNAGTILVRQRGTRIHPGNNVGTGRDYTLFALINGIVKYEPASNNRRKVSVYAA
- a CDS encoding DUF1385 domain-containing protein yields the protein MAERFYYGGQAVLEGVMMRGQKAAVTVVRRPDGELAADTRMLSAIYTGRMRKSPLLRGIIVLVEAMVLGVRSLFYSANVSLEEEGEEVSGPMVWLMVIASLALAVGLFFIAPLFLTRLLNISSSLVFNLVDGVIRVAIFIAYLKVMALLPDIKRVFAYHGAEHMTINAYEAGVPLEVEAIRKYGTAHVRCGTSFLFAVLIISIVVFALIGLHSPLLMVLSRLVLIPVIAALGYEVVYFSARYTGNGLVRAILAPGLWLQSLTTREPDDTQLEVALSALKRVMEIDGEQESPVGCGNHCT
- the rpmE gene encoding 50S ribosomal protein L31; translated protein: MKEKIHPKYYEDAQVVCACGNTFTTGSTKKMMKVEVCSKCHPFFTGERKRVDVTGRVERFKRRYGIKG